Part of the Hevea brasiliensis isolate MT/VB/25A 57/8 chromosome 16, ASM3005281v1, whole genome shotgun sequence genome is shown below.
atgacCACGTTGGTCTGCGTCCATTCACTACCCACACTCTCTGCTGTGCGTCTATAAGTTAAAACCCTCTTTCGCTTCCCCGTGTCTTGTCACCTCACTTCACACTTGGACACTCTCCTCCTTTTCTCCAACAACCATGACATTCTCGTCTTCTTAAAGCCATCCATCTGTTCAACAATACCATCGATTAATGGAGAAAAAATTCCTTGATTACACGTTGGTTCCACTGGGACTGGCTATAATGGTGGCATATCACATATGGCTTCTCTATCGAATCATCAACCACCCTTCTAAGACTGTTATAGGCGTCAATACTATCAACCGCCGCTTCTGGGTTCAGGCCATGATGGAAGACTCGGCCAAGAATGGAGTTCTTGCTGTGCAGACTCTACGAAACAATATAATGGCATCAACCCTTCTGGCATCCACGGCCATCATGCTCAGCTCTGTTATTGCAGTGCTCATGACCAGTGTCACCAAGGGTGATCGATCTGCTTGGAATTTTGAGTATGGGGATACAAGTGAGTTGGGATTGTCCGTCAAGTTCTTCTCTATATTGGTATGTTTCTTGGTGGCTTTCTTGCTGAACGTGCAATCCATTAGGTATTATAGCCATGCAAGCATCCTTATTAACGTACCCTTCAAGAATTTGTTAGCTgatcacaaccaccaccatctcacGGCGGAGTATGTGGCTAGGTCTGTTAATAGGGGTAGCTATTTTTGGTCTTTAGGACTACGTGCCTTCTACTTATCTTTCCCTCTGTTTTTGTGGATCTTTGGGCCTATTCCTATGTTTTTGTGTTGTTTTGTCCTGGTTTTCATGCTTTATTTTCTGGATGTTACTTTTGAATGTAGCTGGGCTGTTTGTGATCGCCATGACGAGAAATTTAGGACccaaaataaaatttgatttttctcaCTGGATATATGACTAGATACTAGGGAGAAAAAGTGTATTGGTGAGGTACtaacatttaaattaaaaattatattttctctttattaatttgatacttatcaataaaaatttaattctattttctATTACCCACGATCCTCTGTTTACCCATAACAGTCCTCTATTTACCCATAATCTTaatgattaaatttaataaattaataaattaatgctttagtaattcaaaatttatttatccGAAGCTATATGAAAATAACATTATTGAAGGTCATAAGAGTGTTTGGATTGACTactaatttttaactttttaacttaaaatttattttttaatttgtaagttaatttaaaaataagtaattaattatttagcAAAACTCTTTAAAATTAAGTTTCAATTAGTTTAAGTATttagttaaaaaatatttaaaagtaatttaatttatcaaaataacaaaaagatTGTGGTTATTAAAATGAGGATAATATTAATACTTTAAAAGATTATTaggataatatattattttatttggtcaaaatataattttaaaataaataaatatggtcaaaatataattttaaaataaataaatatgtgatTAATAAGAATACTTtagttataatttattattttaagtaattttttaatttataaatcaaatcaaatactaatttatttataatttttttacttataagtagatttaactgatatataaattaaattaaacactattaaattaatatatgataTTGTATATATAATTTATCCTTAAATGCACCACATCTAACACTATTGAGGAAcatcataaaaattaaagtgcaatctgttgtcccaaaatagtccaagaggggggtgaattg
Proteins encoded:
- the LOC131174528 gene encoding uncharacterized protein LOC131174528 — protein: MEKKFLDYTLVPLGLAIMVAYHIWLLYRIINHPSKTVIGVNTINRRFWVQAMMEDSAKNGVLAVQTLRNNIMASTLLASTAIMLSSVIAVLMTSVTKGDRSAWNFEYGDTSELGLSVKFFSILVCFLVAFLLNVQSIRYYSHASILINVPFKNLLADHNHHHLTAEYVARSVNRGSYFWSLGLRAFYLSFPLFLWIFGPIPMFLCCFVLVFMLYFLDVTFECSWAVCDRHDEKFRTQNKI